GGAAGCATGATAGCCCGTTGGTTCTGGCGTGAATGGCGCTCGCCCTCGCTGATTATTGTCTGGCTGGCGCTAAGTCTGGCGGTGGCCTGTGTACTGGCGCTCGGCAATATCAGCGACCGGATGGAAAAAGGGTTAAGCCAGCAAAGCCGCGAGTTTATGGCGGGTGATCGAACGCTGCAAAGTTCACGAGAGGTGCCGAAAGCCTGGATTGAAGAAGCGCGTAAGCGCGGTCTCAATGTGGGCGAGCAGCTGACTTTCGCGACGATGACGTTTGCCGGCGATACACCGCAACTGGCGAGTGTGAAGGCGGTAGATGGCGTTTATCCGATGTACGGTGAACTACAAACCCGTCCAGGCGGAATAAAACCGCAACCGGGCAGCGTACTGCTGGCGCCGCGTCTGATGGCGCTGCTTAATCTGAAAACGGGCGACATGATAGATGTCGGCGACGCTACCTTGCGTATTGCGGGTGAAGTGGTGCAGGAACCGGATTCCGGGTTTAATCCTTTTCAGATGGCGCCGCGTCTGATGATGACCATAGCCGATGTGGCAAAAACTGGTGCGATACAGCCGGGTAGCCGTGTGACATGGCGGTATAAATTCGGCGGAACGCCACAGCAACTTGCCAGCTATGAGACGTGGCTATTACCGCAGCTTAAGCCTGAACATCGTTGGTACGGACTGGAGCAGGATGAAGGGGCATTGGGAAAATCGCTCGAACGCTCGCAGCAGTTTTTGCTGCTCTCGGCGTTGCTAACGCTACTGCTGGCAGTGGCCGCCGTCGCGGTAGCGATGAGTCATTACTGCCGTAGTCGCTACGATCTGGTAGCGATTTTGAAAACGCTGGGCGCGGGCAGAGCGCAGTTGCGTAAGCTGATTGTCGGACAATGGATGATGGTTCTGGGCCTTTCCGCCGTTACGGGGGGCGCGATTGGGCTCTTGTTTGAAAACGTCCTGCTGGTGCTGCTCAAACCGGTGCTGCCCGCCGATTTGCCGTCTGCCAGCCTGTGGCCCTGGATGTGGGCGTGGGGTGCGATGACGGTTATCTCTTTACTGGTTGGCTTACGGCCTTATCGATTGTTGCTGGCGACCCAGCCGCTACGGGTACTGCGTCGCGATGTTGTCGCCCGCGTCTGGCCGTTAAAAATTTATCTGCCTGCCGCCTGCGCCGTCGTGGTGGCGCTGCTTGCTGGATTAATGGGAGGAAGCATATTGTTATGGGCGGTCCTGGCTGGCGCCGTGGTGCTGGCGCTGCTGTGCGGCGTGCTGGGCTGGATGCTGCTTAACGTGCTGCGCGGCCTGACGCTGACGTCGCTACCGCTGCGTCTTGCCGTCAGCCGCCTGCTGCGCCAGCCGTGGTCAACGTTGAGTCAGCTCTCTGCATTCTCACTTTCGTTCATGTTGCTGGCGTTAATACTGGTATTGCGCGGCGATCTTCTTGACCGTTGGCAGCAGCAGCTCCCGCCGGAAAGTCCGAACTATTTTCTCATTAATATTGCTGCGGAACAGGTGACGCCGCTGAAAGCCTTTTTGTCGGAGCATCAGGTACTCCCGCAGACGTTTTACCCGATTGTGCGG
The Salmonella bongori NCTC 12419 DNA segment above includes these coding regions:
- the ybbP gene encoding putative ABC transporter permease subunit YbbP produces the protein MIARWFWREWRSPSLIIVWLALSLAVACVLALGNISDRMEKGLSQQSREFMAGDRTLQSSREVPKAWIEEARKRGLNVGEQLTFATMTFAGDTPQLASVKAVDGVYPMYGELQTRPGGIKPQPGSVLLAPRLMALLNLKTGDMIDVGDATLRIAGEVVQEPDSGFNPFQMAPRLMMTIADVAKTGAIQPGSRVTWRYKFGGTPQQLASYETWLLPQLKPEHRWYGLEQDEGALGKSLERSQQFLLLSALLTLLLAVAAVAVAMSHYCRSRYDLVAILKTLGAGRAQLRKLIVGQWMMVLGLSAVTGGAIGLLFENVLLVLLKPVLPADLPSASLWPWMWAWGAMTVISLLVGLRPYRLLLATQPLRVLRRDVVARVWPLKIYLPAACAVVVALLAGLMGGSILLWAVLAGAVVLALLCGVLGWMLLNVLRGLTLTSLPLRLAVSRLLRQPWSTLSQLSAFSLSFMLLALILVLRGDLLDRWQQQLPPESPNYFLINIAAEQVTPLKAFLSEHQVLPQTFYPIVRARLTRINDRPTEGQQDESLNRELNLTWQDTRPEHNPLVAGHWPPKAGEVSMEEGLAKRLNVRLGDSVTFMGDTQAFSAKVSSLRKVDWESLRPNFFFIFPSGALDGQPQSWLTSFRWENGNGMLTQLNREFPTVSLLDIGAILKQVGQVLEQVSRALEVMVVLVTLCGILLLLAQVQVGMRQRHQELVVWRTLGAGKTLLRTTLWCEFAMLGLVSGLVAAIGAETALAVLQINVFDFPWEPDWRLWMALPFCGALLLSVCGGWLGVRLLKGKALFRQFSG